A single Pangasianodon hypophthalmus isolate fPanHyp1 chromosome 27, fPanHyp1.pri, whole genome shotgun sequence DNA region contains:
- the gjb1a gene encoding connexin 27.5, translated as MNWATFYAVISGGSRHSTALGRVWLSVLFVFRVLVLVVAAESVWSDEREQFTCNTQQPGCNSVCYDHFFPISHTRLWALQLILVSSAALLVHMHVMHRKHLQKKLQRRNPGPGLAARATEISGALWWTYILSLLVRVAFESAFLYLFYAIYPGYRMFRLVKCDAYPCPNTVDCFVSRPTEKTVFTIFMLAVSGVCVLLNIAEIVFLIARAVSKHLNSSDQSHMGAWISHKLFSY; from the coding sequence ATGAACTGGGCGACGTTCTACGCTGTGATCAGCGGTGGCAGTCGTCACTCCACGGCTCTGGGGCGAGTGTGGCTCTCCGTGCTCTTTGTGTTCCGTGTGttggtgctggtggtggcaGCGGAGAGCGTGTGGAGTGACGAGCGCGAGCAGTTCACGTGTAACACGCAGCAGCCGGGCTGCAACAGCGTGTGCTACGACCACTTCTTCCCCATCTCGCACACCCGCCTGTGGGCGCTGCAGCTCATCCTGGTGTCCAGCGCCGCCCTGCTGGTGCACATGCACGTCATGCACCGAAAGCACCTGCAGAAGAAGCTGCAGCGCCGCAACCCAGGTCCGGGACTCGCCGCGCGGGCCACGGAGATCAGCGGCGCCCTCTGGTGGACGTACATCCTCAGCCTGCTGGTGCGCGTTGCCTTTGAGTCGGCCTTCCTCTACCTGTTCTACGCCATCTACCCCGGATACCGGATGTTCCGCCTGGTCAAGTGTGACGCCTATCCGTGCCCCAACACCGTGGACTGTTTCGTCTCGCGTCCCACAGAGAAAACCGTCTTCACCATCTTCATGCTGGCCGTCTCAGGTGTCTGTGTCCTCCTCAACATCGCTGAGATCGTCTTCCTCATCGCCCGCGCTGTGAGCAAACACCTGAACTCCAGCGACCAGTCGCACATGGGAGCCTGGATCAGCCACAAACTCTTCTCCTACTAG
- the gja2 gene encoding LOW QUALITY PROTEIN: gap junction protein, alpha 2 (The sequence of the model RefSeq protein was modified relative to this genomic sequence to represent the inferred CDS: inserted 1 base in 1 codon) — MGDWSSLGKLLESAQEHSTVVGKVWLSVLFIFRILVLGESVXGDEQSGFTCDTKQPGCQNVCYDRTFPISHIRFWVMQIIFVSVPTLIYLGHILHLLRMEDKQKRLDQEGAGKAGKVPAMIRDEQGKIRLQGALLRTYVLNVIFKTLLEVGFLVAQYFLYGFELKPMYTCSSWPCPNTVNCYISRPTEKTIFILFMLAVACVSLLLNLVEMYHLGFTKCRQGLRYRRSLSDSSSKTPSEEAVIPFVASYPYFPAHAPPPEHQYKLPDTDGAFPAYGSRSAHKQNNDNLAVERITTETKPDPAETKPDETRMKKTSSSAPGSPYYQRRPSYASRYSNNKSRLDDLKI; from the exons ATGGGGGATTGGAGCTCGTTGGGGAAATTGTTGGAGAGCGCTCAGGAGCACTCCACCGTGGTGGGGAAGGTGTGGCTCTCTGTGCTCTTCATCTTCAGGATCCTGGTCCTGGGAGAAAGTG GGGGTGACGAGCAGTCGGGTTTCACCTGCGACACCAAGCAGCCCGGTTGTCAAAACGTCTGCTACGACCGCACCTTCCCCATCTCGCACATCCGTTTCTGGGTCATGCAGATCATCTTCGTGTCTGTGCCCACGCTTATCTACCTGGGACACATCCTGCACCTGCTGCGCATGGAGGACAAGCAGAAGCGTCTGGATCAGGAGGGAGCTGGGAAAGCAGGGAAGGTCCCGGCAATGATTCGGGACGAACAGGGGAAGATCCGGCTGCAGGGGGCGCTGCTTCGCACGTACGTGCTCAATGTCATTTTCAAAACGCTGCTGGAGGTGGGCTTCTTGGTGGCGCAGTACTTCCTGTACGGCTTTGAGCTCAAGCCCATGTACACGTGCAGCAGCTGGCCGTGTCCCAATACCGTAAACTGCTACATCTCGCGCCCTACGGAGAAAACCATCTTCATCCTGTTCATGCTAGCAGTAGCGTGTGTATCACTTCTCCTAAATTTAGTGGAGATGTACCATCTTGGCTTCACTAAGTGTCGCCAGGGTCTCCGCTATCGCCGTTCCCTCTCTGATTCTTCCTCCAAAACGCCCAGCGAGGAAGCTGTCATTCCATTTGTTGCCAGTTACCCCTATTTCCCCGCCCACGCCCCGCCCCCTGAGCATCAGTACAAACTCCCAGACACTGATGGCGCGTTTCCCGCGTACGGCAGTCGCTCCGCCCACAAACAGAACAACGATAATCTTGCCGTGGAGCGCATCACCACGGAGACAAAACCCGACCCTGCGGAAACCAAACCTGATGAAACCAGGATGAAGAAAACCTCAAGCTCCGCCCCCGGATCTCCATATTACCAGCGCAGGCCGAGCTATGCTAGTCGCTATAGCAACAACAAGAGCAGACTGGATGATCTGAAGATTTGA